The Caretta caretta isolate rCarCar2 chromosome 5, rCarCar1.hap1, whole genome shotgun sequence genome contains a region encoding:
- the CETN3 gene encoding centrin-3 yields MSLALRNDLAVDKTKRKKRRELTEEQKQEIKDAFELFDTDKDKAIDYHELKVAMRALGFDVKKADVLKILKDYDRDATGKITFEDFNEVVTDWILDRDPQEEILKAFKLFDDDDSGKISLRNLRRVARELGENMSDEELRAMIEEFDKDGDGEINQEEFIAIMTGDV; encoded by the exons ATGAGTTTGGCCTTGAG GAATGATCTTGCAGTAGACAAaaccaaaaggaagaaaagaagagaatTGACTGAAGAACAGAAGCAAGAAATTAAAGATGCTTTTGAGTTGTTTGACACAGACAAAGATAAAGCAATAGATTATCACGAATTAAAG GTGGCAATGAGAGCCTTGGGTTTTGATGTAAAAAAAGCTGATGTGCTAAAAATACTTAAAGATTATGATAGAGATGCAACAGGcaaaatcacctttgaagatttTAATGAAGTTG TGACAGACTGGATATTGGACCGAGATCCACAAGAAGAGATACTCAAAGCATTCAAATTATTTGATGATGATGACTCAGGTAAAATAAGCTTGAGAAACCTGCGCCGTGTTGCTAGAGAACTAGGTGAAAACATGTCTGATGAAGAACTACGGGCTATGATTGAAGAATTTGATAAAGATGGAGATGGAGAAA